TTTGCTGCTAGCAAACTATCCACTtcctggttgatcaccttattcCTTTCAGCTGCGAATTTTCTTCGTCTCTGCTGGATGGGCTTGCATCCTGGGTCTACGTTGAGTTTGTGTGTTATGATAGAtagatctattcctatcatgtcgtcATGGGACGACGCGACGCAGTCCATATTGGCTTGTAAAAAGTTGATGAAGCGCTGTCTGAGATTTCTTGTGCATCCTGCCCCTATTAGCACAGTTCTCCCTAGGTGCAGcttatccaggttgatttgatctagCTCCTCggctgggggctcgatgtattctTCATGTATATGCTGCTTCTGTGATTGCTATTCTGGAGGGTTGGCTGTGCACTTTAATGCCTTGTTGTAGCAACCTCTGGCTTCTTCCCGGTCTCCTCGTATTGTTTCCACTCCCCAAGGTGTGGGGaacttcacacattgatggtacgTTGAGGGGATTGCCTTCATTAGATGCAACCATGGTCTCCTAAGAATAACGTTGTCGGTAGATGGTCTATCTATAACCAAGTACCTCACATGTTTGTTGATTCCTCCTGTATAGGTTTGGATCACGATTTCTCCCAATGAGTTagctgtttctccactgaaccccACCAGCGGGATGGCCTTCTTCTGCAAGTCTTTCTCGCCGAATCCCATGCTTTCTGTGGTTTTGagcatgattaggttgaccgagctaccagtatctaccaggacctttctaaccgtgcaattggccattgacaatGTTATGATAAGTGCATCATGATGTTTCTGGCTATCATGTATATCCTCTTCGACGAAGGCAATAGCAGGCAGATCGCTGTGGGAAACTCTGCAGGAAGTCTCCGGTCTGTCTCCTTTAGTTTTAGTAGCACGCCTCTTGGCTGCCGAATATGTCATTCCACTTAAGTGTGAGCCGCcggttatcacgtttattatcttggtgcATGTAGGTGGTGTTGC
This sequence is a window from Silene latifolia isolate original U9 population unplaced genomic scaffold, ASM4854445v1 chrun_scaffold_16, whole genome shotgun sequence. Protein-coding genes within it:
- the LOC141637295 gene encoding uncharacterized protein LOC141637295 gives rise to the protein MGFGEKDLQKKAIPLVGFSGETANSLGEIVIQTYTGGINKHVRYLVIDRPSTDNVILRRPWLHLMKAIPSTYHQCVKFPTPWGVETIRGDREEARGCYNKALKCTANPPE